Proteins encoded together in one Petrotoga sp. 9PWA.NaAc.5.4 window:
- the pgl gene encoding 6-phosphogluconolactonase — MYFKIFENSEEFLEESSNFIYKTYKKSIDKNNQFSFMISGGNTPKPLFKKLTLDYKDKINWEKVFIFWADERYVDKESDDNNYKWAYKLLLSRVNIPQNNIYRIKTELPLEKAAEEYEKEIINFFQGREPAFDLILLGVGKDGHTASLFPNSNLLTENKRLVVPVSPSGDPYVPRITVTYKVLNNAKNILFLSSYNDKKNVIDAIITNKEMAKEKYPAAGVEAKKIYFFSYK; from the coding sequence ATGTATTTTAAAATATTTGAAAATTCAGAAGAATTTTTAGAAGAAAGCTCAAATTTTATATATAAAACATACAAAAAGAGCATAGACAAAAATAATCAATTTTCCTTCATGATATCTGGGGGTAATACTCCAAAGCCTTTGTTTAAAAAATTAACTTTAGATTACAAAGATAAAATCAATTGGGAAAAAGTTTTTATCTTTTGGGCAGATGAAAGATACGTGGACAAAGAAAGTGATGATAATAATTATAAATGGGCGTATAAATTGCTACTTTCAAGGGTAAATATACCTCAAAACAATATTTATCGAATAAAAACTGAACTACCACTTGAAAAAGCAGCAGAAGAATACGAGAAGGAAATTATCAATTTTTTTCAAGGTAGAGAACCTGCTTTTGATCTTATCTTGCTCGGAGTAGGAAAAGACGGTCATACTGCGTCTTTGTTTCCAAACAGCAATTTACTAACTGAAAACAAGCGATTAGTAGTACCTGTTTCCCCATCAGGAGACCCATATGTTCCAAGAATAACAGTTACCTACAAAGTCCTTAATAACGCAAAAAACATATTATTTTTAAGTTCGTATAACGATAAAAAAAATGTTATAGATGCGATAATCACTAACAAAGAGATGGCAAAAGAAAAATATCCTGCTGCCGGGGTAGAGGCAAAGAAGATTTACTTTTTTTCATATAAATAG
- a CDS encoding glycogen-binding domain-containing protein: MKKIISVILFSLIIVFTFSKVYVEDGMVVFEYEDRTANSVFVAGTFNNWSTSAWGMDYRDGVWIYVTNLQPGVYEYKYVVNGTDWYEDPESPDYVPDPYGGRNSKFELVLEDGELKIVGGEAQEGKASIISGKYEFGLKTKLEEETGFFANPEVKNEVVLSINPNVQNADLELKIGASSLNDSFQFKVYGMKALWMQEHLSLGAFYKTAINPNYNFDYENPETELPGFGFILNYSDFYVGADLLLTQENKVKFLTFADGSFYDFRVGLLFDTVEATSLVIRGEAYNFFTELNLEDWEFNSVLIGYEKADSFGASFLYAALDEYLTVKGFGVYNDFDLDGAIYYETTGENFYAFQIGGGYTLLESYRIGGGLYFNGDGKSGFNLNFKLENEDFPVKVKVGFGNNIKVDAKPFNPDDKYFTLSVAAEF, encoded by the coding sequence ATGAAAAAAATTATTTCTGTTATATTATTTTCTCTTATAATCGTATTTACTTTTTCGAAGGTTTATGTTGAGGATGGAATGGTAGTCTTCGAATATGAAGATAGAACAGCAAATAGCGTCTTTGTAGCTGGTACTTTTAATAACTGGAGCACAAGTGCTTGGGGAATGGATTATAGAGACGGGGTTTGGATATATGTAACTAATTTACAACCTGGCGTTTATGAATACAAATACGTTGTAAATGGAACAGATTGGTACGAAGATCCAGAATCTCCAGACTACGTTCCTGATCCATATGGGGGAAGAAACTCAAAATTTGAATTAGTTTTAGAAGACGGAGAACTAAAAATTGTTGGTGGAGAAGCCCAAGAGGGAAAAGCTTCTATAATTTCAGGAAAATATGAGTTTGGTCTAAAAACTAAACTAGAAGAAGAGACAGGTTTTTTTGCAAATCCTGAGGTAAAAAATGAGGTTGTTTTGAGCATAAATCCAAATGTACAAAATGCAGATTTGGAATTAAAAATCGGGGCTTCATCACTAAATGATAGTTTTCAATTTAAAGTATATGGAATGAAAGCTTTATGGATGCAAGAACATCTTTCTTTAGGTGCATTTTATAAAACAGCGATAAATCCTAATTATAACTTTGATTATGAAAATCCTGAAACAGAGCTTCCTGGCTTTGGATTTATACTTAATTATTCTGATTTCTATGTAGGCGCTGACCTACTACTAACTCAAGAAAATAAAGTTAAATTTTTGACGTTTGCGGACGGCAGTTTTTACGATTTTAGGGTTGGTTTGTTGTTTGACACTGTAGAGGCAACATCATTAGTAATTAGAGGAGAGGCTTACAACTTCTTTACAGAATTAAATTTAGAAGATTGGGAATTTAACAGTGTTTTAATAGGTTATGAAAAAGCAGACAGCTTTGGCGCGAGTTTTCTATATGCCGCTTTGGATGAATATTTAACTGTAAAAGGTTTTGGCGTTTACAACGATTTTGATTTGGATGGTGCTATTTATTATGAAACAACAGGAGAAAATTTCTATGCCTTCCAGATAGGTGGAGGTTATACATTATTAGAAAGCTATAGAATTGGCGGAGGCCTTTACTTTAATGGCGATGGTAAGTCCGGTTTTAATTTGAACTTTAAACTAGAAAACGAAGATTTTCCGGTTAAGGTAAAAGTTGGTTTTGGTAACAACATTAAAGTTGATGCAAAACCTTTCAATCCCGATGATAAATACTTTACATTATCTGTTGCGGCAGAATTTTAA